Within Porites lutea chromosome 2, jaPorLute2.1, whole genome shotgun sequence, the genomic segment CCGAGATAAATTCGATACCATTCAATATATGAACAGCTGTACATGTGCAGCCAGCTAAGTCTTTAAATTAACTTTACAAAAAGAGAACCTCAATTAGtagaacacaaaaaaatttaaagaataagGCACTATTAGGCTCTTTGGGAAGGGTTGAAGTAAAACGTATGTTAACGATGATTCATCTCGAACTTTGTTTCAGCTTAATTCTCACCTTCCTCTTTAGTCTGTTCTCTTCCTTCCTGCAATTCCCCTGGTTTTTGTCGTTGATCGTCTTCAACATCTGAGGCAGTTAAAACGTGCATGAGCTTTAACAGGCACAATCAACATGACCTTATTTTGTAAACCCACGTTAAATGAGTTTCATGAGCCTATGAAAAACCGTCAGCTCTTACCAGCTTTGTCCTCTCGACTTTGGTCCACAGAATTCTTCAATTCATTGCCCGTGTGACTTTTATCTGAAGTTTCCTTATCCTTAACATCCTTAACGGGAATTCTAGCAGGTGAAGATTTGACATAATGATTCGTTAGTAAAAGAATTATACCCAAAAATAAGAGTCTTTGAATCAATGGCGCCATGTTGGTTAATTTTCTGCATGGACTGTCAGCAGAAGCAATAACCAGTATATTGGTAACCAGTATATTGGCCAATAGGAAAAGGATACGTCTTCTcgcttcagttttgtttttgtcgatTCTGCTGTCAAGTatcaaattttgcaaaattcgAAGAGTTCTTTTCAAGAAGTCCTCAACACAAAATTGATTatctatttcatttttattttttcagagtAAGCCCGCATCTCCCTATAAAACATTTTAATCTGAGACTCTTTCTGATTGttcttgtaattaaattcaTTGAATAATATTGTAAGCGTTCAATGAAAGTTTGAATAATTAGCCACGCTGGCACTTGAACAAATATTAAAAGGCACCCGCTACCGGTATATTAGAATCCATCAGAGTCCTTTTTTTAGCTGCATCCCAGCCAACCTTCTAGCCTTATAACTAATAACAATCTCTCCTTTCATAAAACACTACCTCGCATTCACGCTTCTTTCATCGAATCAGTTTCTCACGCCTTCGCAGGCCGTAAAAACCGTATTTTAATATTACCCGGGGCAACTAtacaaaacagcaaacaatgCCATGACCGGGGATTTGGCGTGTTTTCATAAAATATCTTTATCGATTGATTTCGACCTTGATGTGAAACCATTCAAGTGAAAGTTAATGTGCCCAATTTGCAAGCAAATGAAACCAATTTTTAATACATCTTATGATACAGAATATACAG encodes:
- the LOC140925911 gene encoding uncharacterized protein, giving the protein MAPLIQRLLFLGIILLLTNHYVKSSPARIPVKDVKDKETSDKSHTGNELKNSVDQSREDKADVEDDQRQKPGELQEGREQTKEEAQKPKVDNRENSAKTKFARVGGRLDDDQSEYAEDIVRLCRDIPRGNNFALLVCLQEKAKEFFTKLAEHFVFLSVKPQPVV